A region from the Methanofollis liminatans DSM 4140 genome encodes:
- the cas5 gene encoding CRISPR-associated protein Cas5, which translates to MKAIAYIVQMEIAGDTAMWTRPDTGDSPVSYPAPTYSAVKAIFESVLWGPAIEIIPLKAEICAPVQFHNYYTNYGGPLRKTTTIKGGDSYQLCATVLIDVCYRLYAEIVPYKIKDKLPLAAKIWDNATTSPGHAYQEIFTRRLKRGQCFSVPCLGWREFTPSYFGEFRDGTHVMSDMETTVIPSMLRQVFSKGYQSEVAYLYDTDVEITGGVLTYWKGEKPC; encoded by the coding sequence GTGAAAGCTATAGCATATATCGTTCAGATGGAAATTGCCGGCGACACCGCTATGTGGACAAGACCGGATACCGGTGATAGCCCCGTTAGCTATCCGGCACCAACATACTCGGCGGTTAAAGCCATTTTTGAGTCCGTGCTGTGGGGACCTGCGATTGAAATTATTCCACTTAAGGCGGAAATTTGTGCGCCGGTGCAGTTCCACAATTATTACACAAATTATGGTGGTCCGCTGCGAAAAACTACAACCATTAAAGGCGGAGACAGTTATCAGCTTTGCGCCACCGTTCTTATTGATGTCTGCTATCGCTTGTACGCCGAAATTGTTCCGTATAAGATAAAAGATAAACTTCCTCTAGCGGCGAAGATCTGGGATAACGCGACCACGTCGCCGGGGCACGCATATCAAGAAATATTCACCAGAAGGCTGAAACGCGGGCAGTGTTTCTCTGTGCCGTGCCTGGGGTGGCGGGAGTTCACGCCATCCTATTTCGGGGAGTTTCGCGATGGTACACATGTCATGTCAGATATGGAGACTACGGTTATTCCCTCCATGCTGCGGCAGGTATTTTCAAAAGGCTATCAATCCGAAGTCGCCTATCTGTATGACACGGATGTTGAGATTACAGGGGGCGTGCTGACCTACTGGAAAGGAGAAAAGCCATGCTGA